A region of the Candidatus Methylomirabilota bacterium genome:
CTCCCGTGGGCGCTCGCGCGCGCCTTCCGGCGGCCCTGGGACGACGCGACCGCGCGGCTCTGGGTGCTGCTCGCGCTCTGGGGAGCGCTCGTGATCGGCCTCTTCACGGTGTCGCCCTTCAAGCTGCCGCACTACGCCTTCGCCGCGTTCCCGGCGCTGGCCCTCCTCGCGGCGCGCGCGTGGGACGAGACGATCGAGGGCCTGCCGGGCTCCGCCGCGCCGCGCGCCCTGCTGGCGCCGCTGCTCGCCCTCTTCGTCCTCCTCGCGGCGGCGTTCGGCGCGGTCTGGGCGGGCGCGGTCCGGATCCCGGCGCAGGCGCTCATGCTCCTCGACGTCGCCGCGCGCAACCTCGCCGCCCGGGGCGGCGCCGTCCCGGAGGCGCCCCTGGACGCCTGGTCGCCCCTCGTGCTCCGGGCCGCCGTCATCTTCGCCGTGGCGAGCGCGGGCCTCGCGGTGGCGGTGTGGCGGCGCTCGGCGGCCCTCGGGGTGGGTGTCGCGCTGGCCGCGACGATCGCGTTTCTCTCGGTGGTGGCGGGCGAGGGGATGGCGCAGTTCGTCCGCGCGCGCTCGGTCCGGCCGCTGGCGGCGGCGCTCGGGGAGCGCGCGCGCCCGGGCGACCTCGTCGTGCACGAGGGCGCGATCGAGGACAGCGCCTCGGCGCTGATGCGCCTGCCCGGCCGCGTCCACGTCGTGAACGGCCTCCAGTCCGACCTCGCCTTCGGCTCGACCTTCCCCGACGCGCGCGACGCCTTCTGGGACCCGACGCGCCTGCGGGCGGCGTGGGCCGCCCACGGGCGGCACTTCCTCCTCTCGACCGTCCCGCCCGAGCGGAGCGTCGTGGGCTCGCTGCCGGCCGGGAGCGTGCGGCTCCTCGCGCACGCGGGCGGCCGCTGGCTCTACTCGAATGTTGCCGATTGAGCCATGAACGTCCGATGATGAGGGTCGAATGAGCGGCGCGACGCCACGGTACGTCCTGAAGCCCGATCCGCACAGCAGCCATTCGGTGATCCTCCGCTGGCTGGGCGCGGGCAACGGCCGCCGGGTCCTCGACGTCGGCGC
Encoded here:
- a CDS encoding phospholipid carrier-dependent glycosyltransferase, with translation MRGVPFGVAVVALGLYLTGLGGAPFLDPPEGLHAEVARQMGVRHDWITPRINGVRYFDRPPLLYWLASASFAALGPTPFAARLWPALAAVGVAAVTARVGVVLGGARVGLLAGLMVAANLGFFVYGRLVRTDLVFILWLTLAFAGFAIAYRGGGRRGLLLFYASLGLAALTRDILAAVAPVAVVALFFWLTRERPLAPWVPWWGVLLAAGIALPWYLAVEAGSRGFLWYTIVDNHALNLTRLRGFPDEAVPLSAGEFFVVTLLAFLPWALALPWALARAFRRPWDDATARLWVLLALWGALVIGLFTVSPFKLPHYAFAAFPALALLAARAWDETIEGLPGSAAPRALLAPLLALFVLLAAAFGAVWAGAVRIPAQALMLLDVAARNLAARGGAVPEAPLDAWSPLVLRAAVIFAVASAGLAVAVWRRSAALGVGVALAATIAFLSVVAGEGMAQFVRARSVRPLAAALGERARPGDLVVHEGAIEDSASALMRLPGRVHVVNGLQSDLAFGSTFPDARDAFWDPTRLRAAWAAHGRHFLLSTVPPERSVVGSLPAGSVRLLAHAGGRWLYSNVAD